The nucleotide sequence CCAGACCCATCATTTCCAGGCGGTTGAAGATGAAGGGCTTGAACAGCTCCAGCGCCATCAGCTTGGGCAGGCCGCACTGATGCAACTTGAGCTGCGGACCCACCACGATGACCGAGCGGCCGGAGTAGTCCACCCGCTTGCCCAGCAGATTCTGGCGGAAACGACCGCTCTTGCCCTTGATCATGTCGGCCAGGGACTTCAGCTGGCGCTTGTTGGCGCCCGTCATGGCCTTGCCGCGGCGGCCGTTGTCGAGCAGCGAGTCGACGGCTTCCTGCAGCATGCGCTTTTCGTTGCGCAGAATGATTTCCGGCGCCTTCAGTTCCAGCAGGCGCTTCAGGCGGTTGTTCCGGTTGATGACGCGGCGATACAGGTCGTTCAGGTCGGAGGTCGCGAAGCGGCCGCCGTCCAGCGGCACCAGCGGACGCAGGTCCGGCGGCAGCACGGGCAGCACTTCCATGACCATCCACTCGGGCTTGATGCCCGACTTCTGGAAGCCTTCCAGCACCTTCAGGCGCTTGGAGATCTTCTTGATCTTGGCTTCCGAACCGGTGGCCTTCAATTCGCCGCGCAGCGTTTCCACTTCGCGGTCGATGTCGATGGTGCGCAGCAGTTCGCGCACGGCTTCCGCGCCCATCAGCGCGCGGAAGTCATCGCCGTATTCCTCGGTCTTGGCCAGGAAGTCGTCGTCCGACATGATCTGGCCGCGCTTGAGCGGCGTCATGCCGGGTTCGATCACGCACCAGGCTTCGAAGTACAGGACGCGCTCGATATCGCGCAGCGTCATGTCCAGCACCATGCCCAGGCGCGACGGCAGGCTCTTCAGGAACCAGATGTGCGCGACGGGGCTGGCCAGTTCGATGTGGCCCATGCGCTCGCGGCGCACCTTGGCGACCGTGACTTCGACGCCGCACTTCTCGCAGATCACGCCACGGTGCTTCAGGCGCTTGTACTTGCCGCACAGGCACTCGTAGTCCTTGATCGGCCCGAAGATCTTCGAGCAGAACAGGCCGTCGCGCTCCGGCTTGAACGTCCGGTAGTTGATGGTTTCGGGCTTGCGGACTTCGCCGTAAGACCACGAACGGATTTTCTCGGGCGAGGCAATGCCGATGCGGATCGCATCGAACTGCTCGTCTTGCGAGACTTGCTTGAAAAGGTCGAGTAGCGCTTTCATTAGTTACGCTCCAAATCCATGTCCAGGGCCAGCGAGCGGATTTCCTTGACCAGCACGTTGAAGGATTCCGGCATACCCGCGTCGATGACGTGATCGCCCTTGACGATGTTCTCGTAAACCTTGGTACGGCCGGTGATGTCGTCCGACTTGACCGTGAGCATTTCCTGCAGGGTGTAGGAAGCGCCGTAGGCTTCCAGCGCCCACACTTCCATTTCCCCGAAACGCTGGCCGCCGAACTGCGCCTTGCCGCCCAGCGGCTGCTGGGTAACGAGCGAGTACGGACCGGTCGAACGCGCGTGCATCTTGTCGTCGACCAGGTGGTGCAGCTTCAGGTAATGCATATAGCCAACGGTGACCGGACGTTCGAATTTCTCGCCGGTACGGCCGTCGAACAGCCACGCCTGGGTGCGGGTATCGGTCAGCTGCATGCGCTTGGCCACCTCATCGGGATAGGCCAGCTCCAGCATCTTGCCGATTTCCTCTTCGGTCGCGCCGTCGAACACCGGGGTCGCGAAGGGCACGCCTTCCTTCAGGTTGCGGGCCATTTCGATGACTTCGTCGTCGGTCAGGTCGGCCACGCGCGCACCGGTTCCGGTCGTGTTGTAGACCTTCTCCAGATAGGCGCGCAGCGACTTGGCCTGCGCCGTGCGCTCGTCGCGCAGCATTTCGCCGATGCGCTGGCCCACGCCCTTGGCCGCCCAGCCCAGATGGACTTCGAGCACCTGTCCGACGTTCATCCGCGAGGGCACGCCCAGCGGGTTCAGCACGATGTCCACCGGCGTACCGTCGGCCATGTGCGGCATGTCCTCGACCGGCGTAATGCGCGAGACCACGCCCTTGTTGCCGTGACGGCCGGCCATCTTGTCGCCGGGCTGCAGGCGGCGCTTGACGGCCAGGTACACCTTGATCATCTTCAGCACGCCGGGCGGCAGTTCGTCGCCTTGCGTCAGCTTCTTACGCTTTTCCTCGAAGGCCAGGTCGAACTGGTGGCGCTTCTGCTCCAGCGATTCCTTGGCCTGCTCCAGCACCAGCGCGTGCTGCTCGTCGGCCAGGCGGATGTCGAACCACTGCCAGCGGTCCAGGTCGGACAGGTAGGCCTTGGTGACGGTGGCGCCCTTGGCCAGCTTGCGCGGACCGCCGTTGACCGTCTTGTTGACCAGCATCTTCTCGATACGGTCGAACTGGTCGTTCTCGACGATGCGCAGCTGGTCGTTCAGGTCCTGGCGATAGCGGCGCAGTTCATCGTCGATGATGGACTGGGCGCGCTTGTCGCGCACGATGCCTTCGCGGGTGAAAACCTGCACGTCGATCACCGTGCCGGTCATGCCGGACGGCACGCGCAGCGAGGTGTCCTTCACGTCCGAAGCCTTTTCGCCGAAGATCGCGCGCAGCAGCTTTTCTTCCGGCGTCAGCTGGGTCTCGCCCTTGGGCGTGACCTTGCCGACCAGCACGTCGTCGGGGCCGACTTCGGCGCCGATGTAGGTGATGCCGGAGTCGTCCAGGCGGTTCAGCTGCGTCTCGGCCAGATTGCTGATGTCGCGCGTGATTTCCTCGGGTCCGAGCTTGGTGTCGCGGGCGACCACGGTCAATTCCTCGATATGGATCGAGGTGTAGCGGTCATCGGCCACGACCTTTTCGGAGATCAGGATCGAGTCTTCGAAGTTGTAGCCGTTCCAGGGCATGAACGCGATCAGCATGTTCTGGCCCAGGGCGAGTTCGCCCAGGTCCGTCGATGCGCCATCGGCCAGGACGTCGCCCTTGGCGACCTTGTCGCCGCGGGCCACGATGGGCCGCTGGTTGATGTTCGTGTTCTGGTTGGAACGCGTGTACTTGATCAGGTTGTAGATGTCCACGCCGACTTCGCCAGCGACGTTTTCCTCGTCATTGACGCGGATCACGATGCGGTCCGCATCGACGTGGTCGACCACGCCGCCCCGCAGCGCCTGCACGGTGGTGCCGGAGTCGACCGCCACGGTGCGCTCGATGCCGGTGCCGACCAGGGGCTTTTCGGGACGCAGGCAGGGCACGGCCTGGCGCTGCATGTTGGCGCCCATCAGAGCCCGGTTCGCATCGTCGTGCTCCAGGAACGGAATCAGCGACGCGGCGACCGACACGATCTGCGACGGCGCGACGTCCATGTAGTGCACGTTGCCCGGCGCGGTCAGCATGGTTTCGCCGGCTTCGCGGCAAGCCACCAGGTCGTCGACGAAACGGCCTTCATCGTCCAGCGCGGCGTTCGCCTGCGCGATCACGTAGTGGCTTTCCTCGATGGCCGACAGATAGTCGATCTGGTCGCTGACCTTGCCGTCGATCACCTTGCGATACGGCGTCTCCAGGAAGCCGTATTCGTTCAGGCGGGCGTACAGCGCCATGGAGTTGATCAGGCCGATGTTCGGGCCTTCCGGCGTTTCGATCGGGCAGACGCGGCCATAGTGCGTGGGATGCACGTCG is from Bordetella bronchialis and encodes:
- the rpoB gene encoding DNA-directed RNA polymerase subunit beta, translating into MPYSYTEKKRIRKSFAKREDVQNVPFLLATQLQSYLTFLQADTPPSQRANDGLQAAFTSIFPIVSHNGMARLEFVSYVLGEPVFDVKECQQRGLTYASPLRAKVRLVLLDREVSKPTVKEVKEQEVYMGEIPLMTGTGSFVINGTERVIVSQLHRSPGVFFEHDRGKTHSSGKLLFSARVIPYRGSWLDFEFDPKDVLFFRVDRRRKMPVTILLKAIGMTPESILGEFFDFDRFDLQPEGAMMEFIPERWKGEMARFDINDKSGKVIVEKDKRINAKHLRDLAAGGIERISVPEEFLYGRVLAKNIVDGDTGEVVAHANDEITESVLSALRAANIKEFQTLYTNDLDRGPYISQTLRTDETADQMAARVAIYRMMRPGEPPTEEAVEALFQRLFYSEETYDLSRVGRMKVNSRLGRGDDITGPMTLTNEDILATIKVLVELRNGRGQIDDIDHLGNRRVRCVGELAENQFRAGLVRVERAVKERLGQAETENLMPHDLINSKPISAAIKEFFGSSQLSQFMDQTNPLSEITHKRRVSALGPGGLTRERAGFEVRDVHPTHYGRVCPIETPEGPNIGLINSMALYARLNEYGFLETPYRKVIDGKVSDQIDYLSAIEESHYVIAQANAALDDEGRFVDDLVACREAGETMLTAPGNVHYMDVAPSQIVSVAASLIPFLEHDDANRALMGANMQRQAVPCLRPEKPLVGTGIERTVAVDSGTTVQALRGGVVDHVDADRIVIRVNDEENVAGEVGVDIYNLIKYTRSNQNTNINQRPIVARGDKVAKGDVLADGASTDLGELALGQNMLIAFMPWNGYNFEDSILISEKVVADDRYTSIHIEELTVVARDTKLGPEEITRDISNLAETQLNRLDDSGITYIGAEVGPDDVLVGKVTPKGETQLTPEEKLLRAIFGEKASDVKDTSLRVPSGMTGTVIDVQVFTREGIVRDKRAQSIIDDELRRYRQDLNDQLRIVENDQFDRIEKMLVNKTVNGGPRKLAKGATVTKAYLSDLDRWQWFDIRLADEQHALVLEQAKESLEQKRHQFDLAFEEKRKKLTQGDELPPGVLKMIKVYLAVKRRLQPGDKMAGRHGNKGVVSRITPVEDMPHMADGTPVDIVLNPLGVPSRMNVGQVLEVHLGWAAKGVGQRIGEMLRDERTAQAKSLRAYLEKVYNTTGTGARVADLTDDEVIEMARNLKEGVPFATPVFDGATEEEIGKMLELAYPDEVAKRMQLTDTRTQAWLFDGRTGEKFERPVTVGYMHYLKLHHLVDDKMHARSTGPYSLVTQQPLGGKAQFGGQRFGEMEVWALEAYGASYTLQEMLTVKSDDITGRTKVYENIVKGDHVIDAGMPESFNVLVKEIRSLALDMDLERN